From the genome of Arvicola amphibius chromosome 9, mArvAmp1.2, whole genome shotgun sequence:
CAATAActgattcttttctctctcccttcttgctCTAGGCTGTCGTGTCCTACTTGGGAGCTGTGCAAACACATGACTCCCTGAGAGACAGGACAAGAATGCAAACCCCAGCTAGCCACTCCAAAGGAAGATTTCTCCCAACGATTCAAGAGCACTAGAGATCCTTCGGCATCATATGAAAAGATGCAGccagcaaacagaaaatgaaagtcaCCCAAGCGCTGGAGGGTGCCCTTGCAGCCACTTCTGTCCGGATGCTGAGTTTCTTGTCAGGATGGCCTGTAACAGCACACCCATTGGGACTTATGAACATCGGCTGCTGAATGTGAGCGACATTTCTGACCCCGGGGGCACACCACTGTCCACACCGCTCAGGATCTCGTTGGCAATAACGATGTTGCTAATGATCGTGGTAGGATTCCTCGGCAACACGGTGGTCTGCATTATCGTGTATCAGAGGCCGGCCATGCGTTCAGCCATCAACCTGTTACTAGCCACCTTGGCCTTCTCTGACATCATGCTGTCCTTATGCTGCATGCCTTTCACCGCCATCACCCTCATCACTGTCCGCTGGCACTTCGGGGACCACTTTTGTCGGCTCTCAGCTACACTCTATTGGTTTTTTGTCCTAGAGGGCGTGGCCATCCTGCTCATCATTAGCGTAGACCGCTTTCTCATCATCGTGCAGCGACAGGACAAGCTGAACCCACGCAGGGCCAAGGTGATCATcgcagcctcctgggtgctgtctTTCTGCATCTCTGCGCCCTCCTTCATCGGCTGGACGTTCATGGAGGTGCCGGCTCGGGCCCCACAGTGTGTTCTAGGCTACACCGAGTTCCCAGCCGAACGCGCCTACGTGGTGATGCTGGTGATAGCCGTGTTCTTCGCGCCCTTCGGCGTCATGTTGTGCTCCTATCTGTGCATCCTCAACACGGTGCGGAAGAATGCCGTCCGCGTGCACAACCAGTCAGACAGCCTGGACCTCAAACAGTTGTCCAATGATGGCCTGAGAAAGAtccggcggcagcagcagcaggtcagCCTGGACCTGAGCTTCAAAACCAAGGCCTTCACCACCATCCTCATCCTCTTCGTGGGCTTTTCGCTGTGCTGGCTGCCCCACTCAGTCTATAGCCTGCTGTCTGCGTTCAGTCGGCGGTTCTATTACAGCGCCTCCTTCTACACCACCAGCACGTGCGTCCTGTGGCTCAGTTACCTCAAGTCCGTCTTCAACCCCATTGTCTACTGCTGGAGGATCAAGAAATTCCGCGAGGCCTGCATAGAGTTACTTCCCCAAACTTTCCAAATCCTCCCTAAAGTGCCTGAGCGGATCCAGAGGAGAATCCAGCCGAGCACCGTCTACGTGTGCAACGAAAACCAATCCACCGTCTAGGGAGCAGGTCAGAGAAGGCCAGTGGACCTCTCGGAATGGTCCCGGCCAGGACTCTGCTCTCTAGCTTTTAGTTGTCTGCCTTCTGTGGTGACTACACAAGCACAAAGGTACTCATTTGTTACCAGGTGATCTGTGGCTTTCAATTCTCTGATCTCCATAAGacgaattattattatttttctctctcagaaaaaaaaaaagcatatatagTTCTAATGGAAATCGGGGCTTGCAGGAGCTGGCCCAGAAAGTGAGAGGGgatgaggggaaggggaaagtgaAGTTGGctgagggtggggcaggaggagggccTGTCAACAGAGTACATCCCTTGCATCCCAGCCCCCTCTCCACATGCTCAGGAGAAGCCCCTGGTGGCAGTTTGTGGTGCCCTTGTTCACGCTGACACTTGTATCTGCAGGGCCTGGGTGTGGCCCAGAGGTCTCCATAACGTTCAGCTGTGTGTTTCTGATCATGACAAATTAATCCTTTCTGGAATGAAATGGAAATCACATTGGGATGTTCTTGAGGTCGCCAGTGTGACAgggtaggggtgggatgggggtggggcggtGATAGTGGCCCAAAGCTCAGAAATGTACTTTGTGACagcaaaacagaaatgagaagtcCACCTGGACACCTGGGCGTGTGCCCACCCCTCCCACATCTGGCGAGCACGACAGTCTCCTTTGTCCCTGTCCGTTCTTCGTCCACTTGGTTTTCATCCTTTCCAGTGTGCTAAGAACACACCGAGTGTTACTCGTCCATTGGGTAAGTATCCGTAGCGACTTGCTCTCCGAAGCAGAAGCAGCCAGTGGCTTATCTTTGTTTACACATCTCCTCTGGAAGACCCAGAGCCTTGTGAGGCAGCAAATCCACATCAGCACCAGAATTGCTACAGGGACAGAACAGACACCCCCTCCTCAAAGCTGGGCTTACACCCGTCCatctctgatcctcctacctcactCATGCCCACTGCTGCTGTCAAATCCTCTTGCCCAGGATCCGATCCTGGGAGGGAAACTCCTTAGAGGAGACATTTGGCTTGGCCACTATATGACCGAGAGCTTCTGGTATAGGAAGGTGAGTTCTGCATGCCCAGGACGCAGCAGTGGGTCTATTGAGC
Proteins encoded in this window:
- the Gpr45 gene encoding probable G-protein coupled receptor 45 produces the protein MACNSTPIGTYEHRLLNVSDISDPGGTPLSTPLRISLAITMLLMIVVGFLGNTVVCIIVYQRPAMRSAINLLLATLAFSDIMLSLCCMPFTAITLITVRWHFGDHFCRLSATLYWFFVLEGVAILLIISVDRFLIIVQRQDKLNPRRAKVIIAASWVLSFCISAPSFIGWTFMEVPARAPQCVLGYTEFPAERAYVVMLVIAVFFAPFGVMLCSYLCILNTVRKNAVRVHNQSDSLDLKQLSNDGLRKIRRQQQQVSLDLSFKTKAFTTILILFVGFSLCWLPHSVYSLLSAFSRRFYYSASFYTTSTCVLWLSYLKSVFNPIVYCWRIKKFREACIELLPQTFQILPKVPERIQRRIQPSTVYVCNENQSTV